From the Maioricimonas rarisocia genome, one window contains:
- a CDS encoding HlyD family secretion protein, with amino-acid sequence MKSAVYFPAVLLIALVGLAVLTADGLQSNEAAAQPRNRFEETIVESGTIESANVLQIVSEVPGESVILRLIPDGTTVKKGDLLVQLDDSELRENHAVLQIQAKTAEDGLTAAETRLEAAKQRKTTEVAIAEQKVRVAELARKRLLDEGGELDHRLSTIERTMTLTEQQLAASKETGASAELRELQAQLETARGEKRLLQDFIRPHEAAVHELEIKTAQRELEQTQQNSQSAVVEAVATVAAGMQEVDSVRQELRRIEQSIAACQIVAPRDGVVMHANPPSRRTNASVLEEGATVRERQPLLAMPDFDQLQARILVHESQIDRVKVGQSASLQLGAFPGRKIAGRVAGISRTPRSQSWINPGVVEYAVIIEIPDPPDGMGIGLTVAAEIDTGAVEER; translated from the coding sequence ATGAAATCGGCAGTCTACTTTCCCGCAGTGCTGTTGATTGCCCTTGTCGGGCTCGCAGTGCTCACCGCCGATGGCCTTCAAAGCAATGAGGCTGCGGCACAGCCCCGCAACCGTTTCGAAGAGACGATCGTCGAGTCGGGGACAATTGAGAGCGCCAATGTCCTTCAGATCGTCAGCGAAGTTCCCGGCGAATCCGTGATCCTGCGGCTCATCCCGGACGGCACCACTGTCAAGAAGGGAGACCTGCTGGTCCAGCTCGACGATTCGGAATTACGCGAGAATCACGCTGTCCTGCAGATCCAGGCGAAGACTGCAGAAGACGGACTCACAGCGGCCGAAACACGGCTCGAGGCGGCAAAGCAGAGAAAGACGACCGAAGTCGCGATTGCCGAGCAGAAGGTCCGCGTCGCCGAACTCGCGCGGAAGCGACTGCTCGATGAGGGCGGCGAACTCGATCACCGGCTCAGCACGATCGAACGAACGATGACGCTCACAGAGCAACAACTCGCTGCAAGCAAGGAAACCGGTGCATCAGCAGAGCTTCGGGAGCTGCAGGCACAGCTCGAAACGGCCCGCGGCGAAAAGCGTCTCCTGCAGGACTTCATTCGACCGCATGAGGCCGCCGTGCATGAACTCGAGATCAAGACGGCACAGCGCGAGCTTGAGCAGACGCAGCAGAACTCGCAGTCCGCCGTGGTCGAAGCCGTGGCGACAGTTGCCGCCGGGATGCAGGAAGTTGATTCAGTAAGACAGGAGCTCAGGCGGATCGAACAGAGTATTGCCGCCTGCCAGATCGTCGCTCCCCGCGATGGCGTCGTGATGCACGCGAATCCGCCGAGCCGTCGGACGAACGCGTCGGTGCTCGAGGAAGGGGCGACAGTACGGGAACGACAGCCGTTGCTCGCCATGCCGGACTTCGATCAGCTTCAGGCCCGGATTCTTGTCCACGAGTCACAGATTGACCGTGTGAAAGTCGGACAGTCTGCATCGCTGCAGCTGGGGGCATTTCCCGGGCGTAAGATTGCCGGACGCGTCGCGGGGATCTCGCGCACTCCTCGCTCGCAGAGCTGGATTAACCCTGGTGTTGTCGAATACGCAGTGATCATCGAGATCCCCGATCCTCCAGACGGCATGGGGATCGGACTGACGGTCGCTGCAGAGATCGACACCGGGGCGGTGGAAGAACGCTGA
- a CDS encoding AAA family ATPase, whose translation MPTTVLLADGIASGWMMAGGAAAVTLLASCWGYVQTAYQHLLSRILVPVTASGYAADALLLYLKSNFRASRFGPREYLGWMLFVRPKQRVQLVPMEITPRSGKVYWLGMRPLWVSRQWGAPEEVDSGSNAREFSEECVRLVFLRGMFDADRLMVAAAEWYNRQVMENPELQGRRHSVRYIHGTAGRSEKYGEASRKSAPSSPGDVRSCLHHRSLTWSLADVGMHGTGNERPTERLALCEEARELVQEAIRWKESETWYKQRNIPWRRGWLLHGRPGTGKTALARAVAEELDLPVFAYDLASLFNSEFQEAWSEMLAQVPCMALIEDIDAVFDGRKNVSSGNDRQSLTFDCLLNGIDGIQRADGVLLVITTNCLEKVDPALGRPDPQTGSSRPGRIDRVVELGPLDAAGRRQLVRAILAEAPAEWDGLIAAGTGDTAAQFQERCARQALDLKYRPAGRFPDANPAPSRGAEGADRGVNGRAPQGVSAGVSVLR comes from the coding sequence TTGCCAACGACAGTTCTGCTTGCGGACGGGATCGCTTCCGGCTGGATGATGGCCGGCGGTGCCGCTGCCGTTACGCTGCTTGCTTCCTGTTGGGGCTACGTGCAAACCGCGTATCAGCACCTGCTGAGCCGGATTCTCGTTCCCGTGACGGCAAGCGGTTACGCGGCCGATGCGCTGCTGCTGTATCTGAAGTCGAACTTCCGGGCGTCGCGGTTCGGTCCGCGGGAGTACCTGGGATGGATGCTGTTCGTCCGACCGAAGCAGCGGGTGCAGCTGGTCCCGATGGAGATTACGCCCCGTTCCGGCAAGGTGTACTGGCTCGGAATGCGTCCACTGTGGGTCAGCCGCCAGTGGGGGGCACCGGAGGAAGTCGATTCGGGCAGCAACGCTCGGGAATTCAGCGAAGAGTGTGTTCGGCTCGTCTTCCTCAGGGGGATGTTCGACGCCGACCGCCTGATGGTCGCCGCGGCCGAGTGGTACAACCGGCAGGTGATGGAGAATCCGGAACTGCAGGGGCGTCGGCACTCGGTGCGATACATTCACGGGACCGCTGGCCGGTCGGAGAAGTACGGCGAGGCATCGCGGAAGTCGGCTCCCTCGTCGCCCGGGGACGTCCGCAGCTGCCTGCATCATCGCAGCCTCACCTGGTCGCTGGCCGACGTCGGGATGCACGGGACCGGAAACGAGCGTCCCACCGAGCGACTGGCCCTGTGCGAAGAGGCCCGTGAACTGGTGCAGGAGGCGATCCGCTGGAAGGAAAGCGAGACGTGGTACAAGCAGCGGAACATCCCGTGGCGCCGCGGCTGGCTGCTGCATGGTCGTCCCGGAACCGGCAAGACGGCGCTGGCCCGGGCGGTTGCGGAGGAACTGGATCTTCCCGTGTTCGCCTATGACCTTGCGAGTCTGTTCAACAGCGAGTTTCAGGAAGCCTGGTCGGAAATGCTGGCACAGGTCCCCTGCATGGCGCTGATCGAAGACATCGATGCCGTGTTCGATGGGCGGAAGAACGTCAGCTCGGGAAATGACCGACAGAGCCTGACGTTCGACTGTCTGCTGAACGGGATCGATGGCATCCAGCGGGCGGACGGCGTGCTGCTGGTGATCACAACCAACTGCCTCGAGAAGGTGGACCCGGCACTCGGGCGCCCCGACCCGCAGACCGGTTCCAGCCGGCCGGGACGGATTGACCGTGTCGTCGAACTGGGGCCGCTCGACGCAGCGGGGCGGCGGCAACTCGTGCGTGCGATTCTGGCGGAAGCCCCCGCCGAATGGGATGGACTGATCGCCGCGGGAACCGGTGATACCGCCGCACAGTTCCAGGAGCGGTGTGCCCGACAGGCGCTCGATCTGAAGTACCGCCCCGCCGGCAGGTTCCCGGACGCGAATCCTGCTCCGTCACGCGGAGCGGAAGGAGCCGACCGCGGGGTGAACGGTCGCGCTCCGCAGGGCGTCTCCGCAGGCGTGTCGGTGCTGCGATAG
- a CDS encoding LL-diaminopimelate aminotransferase, which produces MARINENYLKLKAGYLFPEIARRVNGFVESNPDAAVIKLGIGDVTEPLPPAIVEAMHAAVDEMASRDSFHGYGPEQGYAFLRDAIAENDYKGRGINIGADEIFVSDGSKCDTGNILDIFGSDNTVAVQDPVYPVYVDTNVMAGHTGPAGDDGRYEGLVYMPCTAENDFTPAIPEQKVDLIYLCYPNNPTGAVASRETLKSWVDYALANESIIFFDAAYEAFITDESIPHSIYEIEGAEKCAIEFRSFSKNAGFTGTRCAFTVVPKALEGKTASGETKPIQPLWNRRHSTKFNGVSYIVQKGAAAAYSAAGREQIGELVRFYLENARLLREGLEKAGITVYGGVNAPYIWLKTPGGLKSWDFFDTLLQKGHLVGTPGSGFGAAGEGYFRLSAFNSRANVEEAVERFQKAIG; this is translated from the coding sequence ATGGCACGCATCAACGAAAACTATCTGAAGCTCAAGGCCGGCTATCTGTTCCCCGAGATTGCCCGGCGGGTGAACGGGTTTGTCGAGTCGAATCCGGATGCGGCCGTGATCAAGCTGGGGATCGGCGACGTCACCGAACCGCTTCCCCCCGCGATCGTCGAAGCGATGCATGCCGCCGTCGACGAGATGGCCAGCCGCGACAGCTTCCACGGTTACGGACCGGAACAGGGGTACGCCTTCCTGCGGGATGCGATTGCCGAGAACGACTACAAGGGCCGCGGGATCAACATCGGTGCCGACGAGATCTTTGTTTCGGACGGCTCGAAGTGTGATACCGGGAACATCCTCGACATTTTCGGCTCCGACAATACCGTGGCGGTCCAGGACCCGGTCTACCCGGTCTACGTCGACACGAACGTGATGGCCGGCCACACCGGCCCGGCGGGGGACGATGGTCGGTACGAGGGGCTGGTCTACATGCCCTGCACGGCGGAGAACGACTTCACGCCGGCAATCCCCGAGCAGAAGGTGGATCTGATCTACCTCTGCTATCCCAACAACCCGACCGGAGCCGTCGCCTCGCGGGAGACGCTCAAGAGCTGGGTCGACTACGCTCTGGCGAATGAGTCGATCATCTTCTTCGATGCCGCCTATGAGGCGTTCATCACCGACGAGTCGATTCCGCACTCGATCTACGAGATCGAAGGAGCGGAGAAGTGTGCAATCGAGTTCCGGAGCTTCAGCAAGAACGCCGGCTTTACCGGCACCCGCTGTGCGTTCACGGTCGTTCCGAAGGCGCTCGAAGGAAAGACGGCGTCCGGCGAGACGAAGCCGATCCAGCCGCTCTGGAACCGGCGGCACTCGACGAAGTTTAATGGCGTCTCATACATCGTCCAGAAGGGAGCCGCTGCGGCGTACAGTGCGGCCGGCCGGGAGCAGATTGGCGAGCTGGTCCGGTTCTACCTCGAGAATGCCCGGCTGCTGCGGGAAGGGCTCGAGAAGGCGGGCATCACTGTCTACGGCGGCGTGAACGCTCCGTACATCTGGCTGAAGACGCCCGGCGGACTGAAGAGCTGGGACTTCTTCGACACTCTGCTTCAAAAGGGGCATCTGGTCGGGACGCCCGGCAGCGGATTCGGTGCGGCCGGTGAAGGGTACTTCCGCCTGAGCGCGTTCAACAGCCGGGCCAACGTCGAAGAGGCGGTCGAGCGTTTCCAGAAGGCGATCGGCTGA
- a CDS encoding arylsulfatase, with product MKHALKTAFLVMFTLVPAITGMAASNQPDIVVILSDDMGFSDIGCYGGEIETPHLNRLAEGGVRFTQFYNTGRCCPTRASLLTGLYPHQAGVGWMMTDRGHDGYRGDLNRRSATIAEVLRPAGYATYAVGKWHVTPHIQPEGPKHNWPLQRGFDRYYGTITGAGSFFDPGTLTRGNTMVSPITDPEYQPETYYYTHAISDHAVRFIDDHAKQQADKPLFMYVAYTAAHWPMHALEEDIAKYKGRYDDGYEPVRRRRLERVRQMGLVSLDWEMTPQVGDWSNVEHREWEARCMEVYAAMIDSMDQGIGRIVDALERNGRLDNTLVLFMQDNGGCQEGIGRRGDWERPVEPSLPVIADDAIRLDVIPKQNRRGIPTLQGPHIMPGPEDTYIAYGINWANVSNTPFREYKHFVHEGGISTPLIAHWPKQINRAGELVHEPGHLVDVMATCVDIAGAEYPERLNNEEIQPMEGLSLAPAFRGDEVDRDAIYWEHEGNRAIREGKWKLVAKENRPWELYDMQADRTETNDLSDEHPEVVQRLAAKWEKWAERANVLPVGTWRGKGKHAKFNRKQRRFELSLGADLNRTEAPYVENRPLAIVAHLEEIGTKGVIVAQGGSSAGYSLYVKEGQLHFATRHNGELSVVSCPAPSGDSVVTVELDRKGKVTIRHGKKVIGEGTVPGALNTMPLDGLQVGLDATGAVGRYPGPFAFDGKIRRVVIEVGKGNEHE from the coding sequence ATGAAGCACGCGCTCAAAACAGCATTCCTTGTGATGTTCACGCTTGTCCCGGCAATCACCGGCATGGCGGCGTCGAACCAGCCGGACATCGTCGTCATCCTCTCGGACGACATGGGCTTTTCGGACATCGGCTGCTATGGCGGCGAAATCGAAACACCACATCTGAACCGCCTCGCCGAGGGGGGCGTCCGCTTCACGCAGTTCTACAACACCGGTCGCTGCTGCCCCACGCGGGCCAGCCTGCTGACAGGGCTGTATCCCCACCAGGCCGGCGTCGGCTGGATGATGACCGACCGCGGACACGACGGGTATCGGGGCGACCTCAACCGTCGCAGTGCCACCATTGCAGAAGTGCTCCGCCCGGCCGGCTACGCCACGTATGCGGTCGGCAAATGGCACGTCACGCCTCATATTCAGCCGGAAGGACCGAAGCACAACTGGCCCCTTCAGCGCGGATTCGACCGGTACTACGGGACGATCACCGGAGCCGGCAGCTTCTTTGACCCGGGAACGCTGACCCGGGGCAACACGATGGTCTCCCCGATCACCGACCCCGAGTACCAGCCGGAAACCTACTACTACACGCACGCGATCAGCGATCACGCCGTCCGCTTCATCGATGACCACGCGAAGCAGCAGGCGGACAAACCGTTGTTCATGTACGTAGCGTACACCGCTGCTCACTGGCCGATGCACGCCCTCGAAGAGGATATCGCGAAGTACAAAGGCCGCTACGACGACGGCTACGAACCGGTCCGCCGGCGTCGCTTGGAGCGTGTGCGCCAGATGGGGCTCGTCAGTCTCGACTGGGAAATGACGCCGCAGGTCGGGGACTGGAGCAACGTCGAACACAGGGAATGGGAAGCTCGCTGCATGGAAGTGTACGCGGCGATGATCGATTCAATGGACCAGGGCATCGGGAGAATTGTGGACGCTCTCGAGCGCAACGGTCGGCTCGACAACACGCTGGTTCTGTTCATGCAGGACAACGGCGGCTGCCAGGAAGGAATCGGACGACGCGGCGACTGGGAGCGTCCGGTCGAGCCCTCACTTCCCGTCATTGCCGACGACGCGATCCGCCTGGACGTGATCCCGAAGCAGAATCGTCGCGGGATCCCGACGCTGCAGGGGCCGCACATCATGCCCGGCCCGGAAGACACGTACATCGCCTACGGCATCAACTGGGCGAACGTCAGCAACACGCCGTTCCGCGAGTACAAGCACTTCGTCCACGAAGGAGGCATCTCGACGCCGCTGATCGCCCACTGGCCGAAACAGATCAACCGGGCCGGCGAACTGGTCCACGAACCGGGCCACCTGGTCGACGTCATGGCCACCTGTGTCGACATCGCCGGGGCCGAATACCCCGAGCGGCTCAACAACGAAGAGATCCAGCCGATGGAAGGTCTCAGCCTCGCGCCAGCGTTCCGGGGAGACGAAGTCGACCGCGACGCCATCTACTGGGAGCACGAAGGAAACCGCGCCATCCGTGAGGGTAAGTGGAAACTGGTCGCGAAAGAGAACCGCCCGTGGGAACTGTACGACATGCAGGCGGACCGGACCGAGACCAACGATCTGAGCGACGAGCATCCCGAAGTCGTACAACGGCTCGCCGCGAAGTGGGAGAAGTGGGCCGAACGGGCCAACGTGCTACCCGTGGGGACCTGGCGCGGCAAAGGGAAGCACGCGAAGTTCAACCGCAAGCAGCGGCGATTTGAACTCTCTCTCGGTGCCGACCTGAACCGGACTGAAGCTCCGTATGTGGAGAACCGCCCGCTGGCGATCGTCGCCCATCTGGAAGAGATCGGGACGAAGGGGGTGATCGTTGCTCAGGGAGGCTCGTCGGCAGGTTATTCCCTCTATGTCAAAGAGGGACAGCTGCACTTCGCAACCCGGCACAACGGAGAGCTGTCAGTCGTTTCGTGTCCGGCTCCTTCAGGCGATTCCGTCGTAACGGTCGAACTCGACCGTAAGGGCAAGGTCACGATTCGTCACGGGAAGAAAGTCATCGGCGAAGGAACCGTTCCAGGCGCGCTCAACACCATGCCGCTGGATGGACTGCAGGTCGGCCTGGACGCCACCGGCGCGGTTGGCCGGTATCCGGGGCCGTTTGCCTTCGACGGAAAGATCCGCCGCGTCGTGATCGAAGTGGGCAAAGGGAACGAGCACGAGTAG
- a CDS encoding sulfatase-like hydrolase/transferase — MLTSILPVSRPGQRDHRRPRTVATSAAVAAVLASFFLCLVTTGDVVRADDDARPNIVLIMADDMGYECVGANGGTSYSTPHLDRMAETGLRFTNAHSQPICTPTRVQIMTGLYNHRNYIRFGLLDPGATTFAHVLEQAGYTTCIAGKWQLKGGMEGPVHFGFDEYCLWQLTRRPSRYPNPGFEINGEEVDYNDGQYGPDIASDYICDFIERNRDRRFFAYYPMILPHWPFEPTPDSPDWDPSAEGVLKGHGKNRYFADMVAYTDKMVGKILRRLDELGLRENTLVIFTGDNGTYTGITSRMGNRKVKGGKGKTTDNGTHVPFIASWPGTVEPGVAKDLVDFTDILPTLAALAETELPADIPFDGYSLVPVLKGTGRSPRDSIYCWYERNGKRDKASQHVRDAKFKLYANDRFFDVQADPAEKHPLDVSALGDAAAARHAAFQKALKQRQRELEQVVLPDVPE; from the coding sequence ATGCTGACGTCCATCCTCCCCGTCAGTCGTCCGGGCCAACGTGATCATCGACGCCCGCGGACGGTTGCAACGTCTGCAGCGGTTGCCGCCGTTCTCGCATCATTTTTTCTCTGCCTGGTGACGACTGGCGACGTGGTCCGCGCGGACGACGACGCACGCCCCAACATCGTTCTGATCATGGCGGACGACATGGGATACGAATGCGTCGGAGCCAACGGCGGCACTTCGTACTCCACGCCGCATCTCGATCGCATGGCGGAAACCGGCCTGCGGTTCACCAACGCCCATTCGCAGCCCATCTGTACCCCGACGCGCGTGCAGATCATGACCGGCTTGTACAACCACCGGAACTACATCCGCTTCGGACTGCTCGATCCCGGGGCCACGACCTTCGCCCACGTTCTCGAGCAGGCCGGCTACACGACCTGCATCGCGGGCAAATGGCAGCTCAAGGGGGGCATGGAGGGCCCAGTGCATTTCGGCTTCGATGAATACTGCCTGTGGCAACTCACCCGACGGCCCAGCCGGTACCCCAACCCCGGGTTCGAAATCAATGGCGAAGAAGTCGACTACAACGACGGCCAGTACGGTCCCGACATCGCCAGCGACTACATCTGTGATTTCATCGAGCGAAACCGCGACCGCCGCTTCTTCGCCTACTACCCAATGATCCTTCCCCACTGGCCGTTCGAGCCAACGCCCGACAGCCCCGACTGGGATCCGTCCGCCGAAGGCGTGCTGAAAGGGCATGGCAAGAACCGCTACTTCGCCGACATGGTCGCCTACACCGACAAGATGGTCGGCAAGATCCTCCGCAGGCTGGACGAACTCGGCCTGCGCGAAAACACCCTCGTCATCTTCACCGGAGACAACGGCACCTACACCGGGATCACGTCGCGGATGGGCAATCGCAAGGTGAAAGGAGGCAAAGGAAAGACGACCGACAACGGGACGCACGTCCCGTTCATCGCCAGTTGGCCCGGCACGGTTGAGCCCGGCGTCGCAAAGGACCTCGTCGACTTTACTGACATCCTGCCCACGCTGGCCGCCCTGGCAGAAACGGAACTTCCCGCTGACATTCCCTTTGACGGTTACAGCCTCGTGCCGGTCCTCAAGGGAACAGGACGTTCTCCGCGTGACTCGATCTACTGCTGGTACGAACGGAACGGCAAACGGGACAAGGCCTCGCAGCACGTCCGAGATGCGAAGTTCAAGCTGTATGCCAATGATCGCTTCTTCGACGTGCAGGCTGACCCGGCCGAGAAACACCCGCTCGATGTCAGTGCGCTCGGCGATGCAGCGGCCGCACGGCACGCAGCTTTTCAGAAAGCTCTGAAGCAGCGGCAGCGCGAACTGGAACAGGTCGTTCTCCCCGACGTTCCCGAATGA
- a CDS encoding ABC transporter permease codes for MNETVPLDARRAPSLRLPGVLLPAATLTLLFASMLCADDPSKPSRAPVGPHIVIRTVQPTETGTGPLARYGLTRRDFDAIVATVPGIVHAVPVRESIREIRVGDQTVDVTLTGTLPDYRSLHSLRVFRGRFFTDDDQTETRNVVVVGSDVVDQLFPEQSPIGEYIWIDQKVFVVVGEVVAPGEAFEDEPQSSRQVFLPLSSMRRRLGDREIIRKSGSFEMRHVELSRIDIRLSSADDVVSTATIVRRLLDRRHDEADFVLSLPFQTVEGGQK; via the coding sequence ATGAACGAAACTGTCCCGCTTGATGCACGGCGCGCACCGTCGCTTCGGCTGCCAGGTGTACTGCTCCCGGCTGCAACGCTCACGCTTCTCTTCGCGTCGATGCTGTGCGCCGATGATCCATCGAAGCCGTCTCGCGCCCCCGTGGGACCACACATCGTCATTCGTACTGTCCAACCGACGGAGACGGGGACCGGTCCGCTTGCCCGCTACGGCCTGACTCGCAGGGACTTCGACGCGATCGTTGCAACGGTCCCCGGAATCGTCCATGCGGTTCCTGTCCGGGAATCGATCCGAGAGATTCGCGTCGGTGATCAAACGGTCGATGTGACGTTGACCGGCACCCTCCCCGACTACCGGTCCCTGCACTCGCTGCGAGTGTTTCGCGGTCGGTTCTTCACCGACGACGACCAGACCGAAACTCGCAATGTGGTCGTCGTTGGTTCCGACGTCGTCGACCAGCTGTTCCCGGAGCAGTCGCCGATCGGCGAGTACATCTGGATCGATCAGAAGGTCTTCGTCGTCGTCGGAGAAGTTGTTGCGCCGGGGGAGGCATTCGAAGACGAGCCGCAGAGCTCCCGGCAGGTCTTTCTACCACTCAGTTCGATGCGTCGCCGTCTCGGGGACAGGGAGATCATCCGGAAGAGTGGATCCTTCGAAATGAGGCACGTGGAACTCAGCCGCATCGATATTCGTCTCAGTTCGGCGGACGACGTTGTCTCCACGGCGACCATTGTCCGGCGTCTGCTCGATCGTCGTCACGACGAGGCGGACTTCGTCTTGTCTCTTCCGTTTCAAACTGTTGAAGGGGGTCAAAAATGA
- a CDS encoding endonuclease/exonuclease/phosphatase family protein, giving the protein MLSTAHWGRFLLLGLLALLPLGCSDQVSDFVPPSVFIEGQGSGAGSEGTASGDAAAVARPSIRDEISLASWNIQVFGRSKIAKPEVMETIVDVIRRFDVIAIQEVRSSDQSVISRFLSMINEDGYRYGVVVGPRIGRTVSKEQYLFLYDTSRIEVIDGSVYTVPDPRDRLHREPLVASFRVIGALSGNPWTFTLVNIHTDPDEVDTEVDALYDVVRLVRQTDSEDDVILMGDLNADPHELGELADLPNLMWTVTSQPTNTRKTETYDNILFSGTSTREFTGAAGVLDLEYEYALTRDQALDVSDHLPVWATFAPVETPEQIAVR; this is encoded by the coding sequence ATGCTTTCGACTGCGCACTGGGGACGGTTTCTACTTCTGGGATTGCTGGCGCTGCTGCCGCTGGGCTGCAGCGACCAGGTTTCCGATTTCGTTCCCCCCAGCGTCTTCATCGAAGGGCAGGGGAGCGGGGCCGGCAGCGAAGGGACGGCAAGCGGTGATGCCGCGGCTGTTGCCCGCCCCTCGATCCGCGACGAGATCTCTCTGGCCTCCTGGAACATTCAGGTCTTCGGGCGTTCGAAGATCGCCAAGCCGGAGGTGATGGAGACGATTGTTGATGTCATCCGTCGGTTTGACGTGATCGCCATTCAGGAGGTGCGCTCCAGTGATCAGTCCGTCATCAGCCGCTTCCTGTCGATGATCAACGAAGACGGATATCGCTACGGCGTGGTGGTTGGTCCACGGATCGGCCGCACCGTGTCGAAAGAGCAGTACCTGTTCCTGTACGACACCTCCCGGATCGAGGTGATTGATGGCTCGGTCTACACGGTTCCGGATCCACGGGACCGGTTGCATCGCGAACCGCTCGTCGCCAGCTTTCGTGTCATCGGAGCTCTGTCCGGCAATCCGTGGACGTTCACGCTGGTCAATATCCATACCGATCCCGATGAAGTCGACACGGAAGTGGATGCCCTGTACGACGTCGTGCGGCTGGTCCGGCAGACCGACTCCGAGGACGACGTTATCCTGATGGGGGATCTCAATGCCGATCCGCACGAACTGGGCGAGCTGGCTGACCTGCCCAATCTGATGTGGACCGTCACCAGCCAGCCGACGAACACCCGCAAGACCGAGACGTACGACAACATCCTGTTCTCAGGGACGTCCACGCGGGAATTCACCGGCGCGGCCGGGGTGCTGGATCTGGAGTACGAATACGCCCTGACGCGGGACCAGGCCCTGGATGTGTCTGATCATCTGCCGGTCTGGGCCACGTTCGCGCCCGTGGAAACTCCGGAGCAGATCGCCGTCCGCTGA